One region of Eleutherodactylus coqui strain aEleCoq1 chromosome 5, aEleCoq1.hap1, whole genome shotgun sequence genomic DNA includes:
- the MBLAC2 gene encoding acyl-coenzyme A thioesterase MBLAC2, producing MAALDWYAHKALGDGVFWIQERFYESGNRANIWLVRGSHQDLVIDTGLGLRSLPDYLCAAGLLPHGKEGGNGRRPLMAVATHVHFDHAGGLHQFEQVAVHRDEADALIRGDNFETVTWLSDSEVVKPPAPGWSASQFKVQAVTPTHILEDGDIISLGDRQLTVMHMPGHSRGSICLHDRDRKILFSGDVAYDGSMIDWLPYSNIPEYVRSCERLQVLVDRGLVDKVLPGHFNTFGAERLYRLASNYISNAGVCHKVSTYAVRSFAGLALRVTNSRRTT from the exons ATGGCCGCGCTGGACTGGTACGCACACAAGGCGCTGGGGGACGGCGTCTTCTGGATCCAGGAGCGCTTCTATGAGTCGGGGAACCGGGCGAATATCTGGCTGGTGCGCGGCTCCCACCAGGACCTGGTCATAGACACCGGACTCGGGCTACGCAGCCTCCCGGACTATCTGTGCGCTGCCGGGCTGCTCCCGCACGGCAAGGAGGGCGGGAATGGGCGCCGGCCGCTCATGGCTGTGGCCACTCACGTCCACTTCGATCACGCCGGTGGCCTGCACCAGTTTGAGCAGGTGGCGGTGCATCGGGACGAGGCGGACGCGCTCATCCGGGGGGACAACTTCGAGACGGTCACCTGGTTGTCGGACAGCGAAGTGGTGAAGCCCCCCGCACCCGGCTGGAGCGCCAGTCAGTTCAAGGTGCAAGCGGTGACCCCCACCCACATCCTGGAAGATG gtgacatcatcagccttggTGACAGACAGCTGACCGTGATGCATATGCCGGGACACTCCCGAGGCAGTATCTGCTTACACGATAGAGATCGCAAGATCCTGTTCAGTGGGGATGTCGCATATGATGGATCAATGATAGACTGGCTTCCTTACAGTAATATCCCAGAGTATGTCAGATCTTGTGAACGTCTCCAGGTTTTGGTGGACAGAGGTCTGGTAGATAAAGTGCTCCCCGGGCATTTCAACACATTTGGGGCAGAAAGACTTTATCGCTTGGCCTCCAATTATATATCAAATGCTGGAGTTTGCCACAAAGTGTCCACCTATGCAGTGCGGTCTTTTGCTGGATTGGCCCTTCGCGTAACCAATTCTAGGAGAACAACTTAG